Proteins encoded within one genomic window of Glandiceps talaboti chromosome 3, keGlaTala1.1, whole genome shotgun sequence:
- the LOC144432802 gene encoding L-rhamnose-binding lectin CSL3-like isoform X1, whose product MCDKAVLKTISTTNNVRFLLRKMHLSITFSIICIVIRLGSSFDGDVHTVCEHETMSISCCDDNYVLSIIHASYGRHDSTTCASGKAVLTTNCEASKSLEVLKQKCNGESECSFDASNSVFGDPCSGTFKYLTVTYVCLPLVEETDLVCEHDTISMSCDGGDVLSIRSASYGRHDATTCPSPFMLTTTCEATNSLTLVQQACNGKSSCSVKASNTVFGDPCIFTYKYLSVGYDCVDKVQGPVVVCEHDTISLSCDNGGLLSVLTASYGRHDGVTCPSPFMLTTTCEATNSLTVVQQACNGKSSCSVKASNSVFGDPCILTYKYLSVEYECL is encoded by the exons ATAACGTGAGATTCCTTCTGAGGAAAATGCATTTATCGATAACGTTCTCTATCATCTGTATTGTGATAAGGCTTGGAAGTAGCTTTGATG GAGATGTTCACACTGTATGTGAACACGAGACAATGTCCATATCCTGTTGTGATGACAATTACGTGTTATCCATAATCCATGCAAGTTATGGACGTCATGATAGCACGACATGTGCTAGCGGCAAAGCTGTTTTGACGACAAACTGTGAAGCCTCAAAAAGCCTAGAGGTTCTTAAACAGAAATGTAACGGGGAATCTGAATGCAGCTTCGACGCTTCAAACTCTGTCTTTGGAGATCCGTGTTCTGGAACATTCAAATACTTGACTGTTACATATGTCT GCCTGCCATTAGTTGAAG AAACGGATCTTGTGTGTGAACACGACACAATTTCTATGTCCTGTGACGGTGGGGATGTATTGTCTATTCGTAGTGCAAGTTATGGACGCCACGATGCGACGACCTGTCCTAGCCCATTCATGCTGACTACAACCTGTGAAGCAACCAACAGTCTCACTCTTGTCCAACAGGCATGCAATGGGAAGTCTTCCTGCAGTGTTAAAGCTTCAAACACTGTCTTTGGAGATCCGTGTATTTTTACATACAAGTACTTGAGTGTTGGCTATGACT GCGTTGACAAAGTGCAAG GTCCTGTTGTTGTGTGTGAACACGACACAATTTCTCTGTCCTGTGACAATGGTGGTTTATTGTCTGTTCTTACTGCAAGTTATGGACGTCATGATGGTGTGACCTGTCCTAGCCCATTCATGCTGACTACAACCTGTGAAGCAACCAACAGTCTCACTGTTGTCCAACAGGCATGCAATGGGAAGTCTTCCTGCAGTGTTAAAGCTTCAAACTCTGTCTTTGGAGATCCGTGTATTTTGACATACAAGTACTTGAGTGTTGAATATGAATGTTT GTAG
- the LOC144432802 gene encoding L-rhamnose-binding lectin CSL3-like isoform X2, with translation MCDKVVLKAVSTTNNVRFLLRKMHLSITFSIICIVIRLGSSFDGDVHTVCEHETMSISCCDDNYVLSIIHASYGRHDSTTCASGKAVLTTNCEASKSLEVLKQKCNGESECSFDASNSVFGDPCSGTFKYLTVTYVCLPLVEETDLVCEHDTISMSCDGGDVLSIRSASYGRHDATTCPSPFMLTTTCEATNSLTLVQQACNGKSSCSVKASNTVFGDPCIFTYKYLSVGYDCVDKVQGPVVVCEHDTISLSCDNGGLLSVLTASYGRHDGVTCPSPFMLTTTCEATNSLTVVQQACNGKSSCSVKASNSVFGDPCILTYKYLSVEYECL, from the exons ATAACGTGAGATTCCTTCTGAGGAAAATGCATTTATCGATAACGTTCTCTATCATCTGTATTGTGATAAGGCTTGGAAGTAGCTTTGATG GAGATGTTCACACTGTATGTGAACACGAGACAATGTCCATATCCTGTTGTGATGACAATTACGTGTTATCCATAATCCATGCAAGTTATGGACGTCATGATAGCACGACATGTGCTAGCGGCAAAGCTGTTTTGACGACAAACTGTGAAGCCTCAAAAAGCCTAGAGGTTCTTAAACAGAAATGTAACGGGGAATCTGAATGCAGCTTCGACGCTTCAAACTCTGTCTTTGGAGATCCGTGTTCTGGAACATTCAAATACTTGACTGTTACATATGTCT GCCTGCCATTAGTTGAAG AAACGGATCTTGTGTGTGAACACGACACAATTTCTATGTCCTGTGACGGTGGGGATGTATTGTCTATTCGTAGTGCAAGTTATGGACGCCACGATGCGACGACCTGTCCTAGCCCATTCATGCTGACTACAACCTGTGAAGCAACCAACAGTCTCACTCTTGTCCAACAGGCATGCAATGGGAAGTCTTCCTGCAGTGTTAAAGCTTCAAACACTGTCTTTGGAGATCCGTGTATTTTTACATACAAGTACTTGAGTGTTGGCTATGACT GCGTTGACAAAGTGCAAG GTCCTGTTGTTGTGTGTGAACACGACACAATTTCTCTGTCCTGTGACAATGGTGGTTTATTGTCTGTTCTTACTGCAAGTTATGGACGTCATGATGGTGTGACCTGTCCTAGCCCATTCATGCTGACTACAACCTGTGAAGCAACCAACAGTCTCACTGTTGTCCAACAGGCATGCAATGGGAAGTCTTCCTGCAGTGTTAAAGCTTCAAACTCTGTCTTTGGAGATCCGTGTATTTTGACATACAAGTACTTGAGTGTTGAATATGAATGTTT GTAG
- the LOC144454024 gene encoding X-linked retinitis pigmentosa GTPase regulator-like isoform X2, which produces MATDDDADIPETGAIFTYGKSRFADNLPSKFWIRKDKAVHIACGDEHSAIVTDSGRLYTFGANDWGQLGLGHMKPTNKPQCVKSLKQEGVHLVANGRSHTIVSTKAGKLYAFGAGSDGQLGTGDAQGSTSPQLIGSLPEQDYKHLSAGTDHSAALTSDGKLYIWGSGSEGQLGLGHTDSVETPTELILNSPVKWVSCGYYHTAVVTEDGKLYTFGEKEFGKLGLQGDRLNDTTKPVHVDIIKEPVKMVACGGGHTAVVTENGNLYTFGDGNHGQLGHGPSQLQLNTPQKVVRLSEHKCRFVSCGDNHTSVITEKGAMYSFGDGRHGKLALSEEDFCNIFKPCRVSRFNQFEVQQVSCGGCHTLVMSIKKDQSNGEWSSEADSEEEDPLRKSHKLIANGGRMESAVTEESFDDSSLKINHEKERLSQTFDGTARGRRRQKDADLPPPLARTLPPLSTPISASSSPKPAPRALPRLNAANTGANKLDQGKLPEIKAEETRKGSDDEPNQTIHPLDKKQEKEQVLKRQKLESQRKKIEESESSEEEDSDDEDDGEETLKKQKTKDKEDDEEDKDGDDEDEEEESDGTDLEDLDPKERKKREKEKAKKEKEKQKQLEKERKEKEKAEKERLKKEKEEEKKRKKEEELKKKEEEKKKKEEEKRKKEEEKKKAAAKKKKVESEDEDDDDDDDDDEDEDDEDDDDDDDDEDEEESEEEELPKSKSKEREKKAKEEAKKAKAREEAKKKEAAAKKKKKKMVDYDDSDEDDEESEEEDPSAKAKQKNKVDIFGKSQSKKSSKKIEDDDDDEDDSEDEDEIKNKQKDKEKAKAAESPAKSKAAEDMKKQEEQAKQQQGEKTSRTCTIL; this is translated from the exons CTTTGAAACAGGAGGGTGTTCACCTAGTGGCAAATGGCAGGTCACATACAATTGTTAGTACTAAAGCAGGTAAACTGTACGCCTTTGGTGCTGGCTCTGATGGACAGCTGGGAACAGGAGATGCCCAGGGGTCTACCTCACCACAACTCATAGGTTCATTACCAGAACAAGATTACAAACATTTATCAGCTGGTACTGACCACTCTGCGGCACTTACAT cTGATGGCAAATTGTACATATGGGGTAGTGGTAGTGAAGGTCAATTAGGTTTAGGTCATACAGACAGTGTAGAGACACCAACAGAACTCATATTAAATTCTCCAGTAAAATGGGTGTCTTGTGGCTATTACCATACAGCAGTAGTTACAG AGGACGGTAAACTTTATACATTTGGAGAAAAAGAATTTGGTAAATTAGGTTTGCAAGGAGACAGATTAAATGATACCACAAAAccagtacatgtagatattataAAAGAACCAGTTAAGATGGTTGCCTGTGGTGGTGGCCATACAGCTGTAGTCACAG AAAATggtaatttatatacatttggtGATGGAAACCATGGACAACTTGGTCATGGTCCCTCACAATTGCAGCTGAACACCCCACAAAAAGTGGTGCGACTCAGTGAACATAAGTGTAGATTTGTCTCCTGTGGTGACAACCACACATCTGTAATTACAG AAAAAGGTGCTATGTACTCATTTGGTGATGGCAGACATGGAAAACTAGCTCTTAGTGAAGAAgatttttgtaatatatttaaaCCTTGTAGAGTTTCAAGATTTAACCAATTTGAAGTGCAACAG GTTTCATGTGGAGGTTGCCATACATTAGTCATGTCAATAAAAAAAGACCAAAGTAATGGGGAATGGTCAAGTGAAGCCGACAGTGAAGAAGAAGACCCATTAAGGAAGTCTCACAAACTGATAGCTAACGGTGGTAGAATGGAATCAGCTGTAACAGAAGAATCATTTGATGATTCCAGTCTCAAAATTAATCATGAAAAAGAAAGGTTGTCACAAACATTTGATGGAACAGCAAGGGGAAGACGGAGACAAAAAGAT gCTGACCTACCGCCTCCCTTGGCTAGAACCTTACCCCCTCTCAGTACTCCTATCTCTGCTTCTAGCAGTCCCAAACCAGCTCCTCGAGCCTTACCTAGATTGAATGCTGCAAACACAGGTGCCAACAAACTAGATCAAGGAAAATTACCAGAAATCAAAGCAGAAGAAACACGTAAAG gaAGTGATGATGAGCCAAATCAGACAATACATCCACTAGACAAG AAACAGGAAAAGGAACAAGTACTGAAAAGACAGAAATTGGAATCTCAAAGG AAAAAAATAGAAGAATCAGAGTCATCAGAGGAAGAAGAtagtgatgatgaagatgatgggGAGGAGACTCTTAAAAAG CAAAAGACAAAAGATAAGGAAGATGATGAGGAAGACAAAGATGGTGATGATGAGGATGAAGAGGAGGAAAGTGATGGAACTGATCTTGAAGACTTGGATCCTAAAGAGAGGAAGAAACGTGAGAAAGAGAAAGCcaagaaagaaaaagagaaac AGAAACAGCTTGAAAAAGAACGAAAGGAAAAAGAAAAGGCCGAGAAAGAAAGattaaagaaagaaaaggaaGAGGAAAAAAAGAGGAAAAAGGAGGAAGAACTGAAAAAGAAAGAGgaggaaaagaagaaaaaggagGAGGAAAAAAGGAAGAAAGaggaagaaaagaaaaaagctGCAGCAAAGAAGAAGAAAGTGGAGTCTGaagatgaggatgatgatgatgatgatgatgatgatgaagatgaagatgatgaggatgatgatgatgatgatgatgatgaagatgaagaagagTCAGAGGAGGAGGAATTGCCAAAAAGCAAGTCAAAAGAAAGGGAAAAGAAAGCGAAAGAAGAGGCTAAAAAAGCAAAGGCTAGAGAAGAAGCTAAGAAGAAAGAAGCTGCTGccaaaaagaagaagaagaagatggtAGAttatgatgatagtgatgaggatgatgaggaGAGTGAGGAAGAAG ATCCAAGCGCGAAAGCCAAACAGAAGAACAAAGTTGACATATTTGGTAAAAGTCAATCTAAGAAGTCTTCCAAGAAAattgaagatgatgatgatgatgaggatgattcagaagatgaagatgaaataaaaaataaacagaaagacAAAGAAAAGGCCAAAGCAGCAGAATCACCAGCAAAG AGCAAAGCGGCCGAAGACATGAAAAAACAAGAGGAGCAAGCCAAACAACAGCAGGGCGAGAAGACTAGTCGAACGTGTACCATACTTTAA
- the LOC144454024 gene encoding X-linked retinitis pigmentosa GTPase regulator-like isoform X1, which produces MATDDDADIPETGAIFTYGKSRFADNLPSKFWIRKDKAVHIACGDEHSAIVTDSGRLYTFGANDWGQLGLGHMKPTNKPQCVKSLKQEGVHLVANGRSHTIVSTKAGKLYAFGAGSDGQLGTGDAQGSTSPQLIGSLPEQDYKHLSAGTDHSAALTSDGKLYIWGSGSEGQLGLGHTDSVETPTELILNSPVKWVSCGYYHTAVVTEDGKLYTFGEKEFGKLGLQGDRLNDTTKPVHVDIIKEPVKMVACGGGHTAVVTENGNLYTFGDGNHGQLGHGPSQLQLNTPQKVVRLSEHKCRFVSCGDNHTSVITEKGAMYSFGDGRHGKLALSEEDFCNIFKPCRVSRFNQFEVQQVSCGGCHTLVMSIKKDQSNGEWSSEADSEEEDPLRKSHKLIANGGRMESAVTEESFDDSSLKINHEKERLSQTFDGTARGRRRQKDADLPPPLARTLPPLSTPISASSSPKPAPRALPRLNAANTGANKLDQGKLPEIKAEETRKGSDDEPNQTIHPLDKKQEKEQVLKRQKLESQRKKIEESESSEEEDSDDEDDGEETLKKQKTKDKEDDEEDKDGDDEDEEEESDGTDLEDLDPKERKKREKEKAKKEKEKQKQLEKERKEKEKAEKERLKKEKEEEKKRKKEEELKKKEEEKKKKEEEKRKKEEEKKKAAAKKKKVESEDEDDDDDDDDDEDEDDEDDDDDDDDEDEEESEEEELPKSKSKEREKKAKEEAKKAKAREEAKKKEAAAKKKKKKMVDYDDSDEDDEESEEEDPSAKAKQKNKVDIFGKSQSKKSSKKIEDDDDDEDDSEDEDEIKNKQKDKEKAKAAESPAKWKFWQKSKAAEDMKKQEEQAKQQQGEKTSRTCTIL; this is translated from the exons CTTTGAAACAGGAGGGTGTTCACCTAGTGGCAAATGGCAGGTCACATACAATTGTTAGTACTAAAGCAGGTAAACTGTACGCCTTTGGTGCTGGCTCTGATGGACAGCTGGGAACAGGAGATGCCCAGGGGTCTACCTCACCACAACTCATAGGTTCATTACCAGAACAAGATTACAAACATTTATCAGCTGGTACTGACCACTCTGCGGCACTTACAT cTGATGGCAAATTGTACATATGGGGTAGTGGTAGTGAAGGTCAATTAGGTTTAGGTCATACAGACAGTGTAGAGACACCAACAGAACTCATATTAAATTCTCCAGTAAAATGGGTGTCTTGTGGCTATTACCATACAGCAGTAGTTACAG AGGACGGTAAACTTTATACATTTGGAGAAAAAGAATTTGGTAAATTAGGTTTGCAAGGAGACAGATTAAATGATACCACAAAAccagtacatgtagatattataAAAGAACCAGTTAAGATGGTTGCCTGTGGTGGTGGCCATACAGCTGTAGTCACAG AAAATggtaatttatatacatttggtGATGGAAACCATGGACAACTTGGTCATGGTCCCTCACAATTGCAGCTGAACACCCCACAAAAAGTGGTGCGACTCAGTGAACATAAGTGTAGATTTGTCTCCTGTGGTGACAACCACACATCTGTAATTACAG AAAAAGGTGCTATGTACTCATTTGGTGATGGCAGACATGGAAAACTAGCTCTTAGTGAAGAAgatttttgtaatatatttaaaCCTTGTAGAGTTTCAAGATTTAACCAATTTGAAGTGCAACAG GTTTCATGTGGAGGTTGCCATACATTAGTCATGTCAATAAAAAAAGACCAAAGTAATGGGGAATGGTCAAGTGAAGCCGACAGTGAAGAAGAAGACCCATTAAGGAAGTCTCACAAACTGATAGCTAACGGTGGTAGAATGGAATCAGCTGTAACAGAAGAATCATTTGATGATTCCAGTCTCAAAATTAATCATGAAAAAGAAAGGTTGTCACAAACATTTGATGGAACAGCAAGGGGAAGACGGAGACAAAAAGAT gCTGACCTACCGCCTCCCTTGGCTAGAACCTTACCCCCTCTCAGTACTCCTATCTCTGCTTCTAGCAGTCCCAAACCAGCTCCTCGAGCCTTACCTAGATTGAATGCTGCAAACACAGGTGCCAACAAACTAGATCAAGGAAAATTACCAGAAATCAAAGCAGAAGAAACACGTAAAG gaAGTGATGATGAGCCAAATCAGACAATACATCCACTAGACAAG AAACAGGAAAAGGAACAAGTACTGAAAAGACAGAAATTGGAATCTCAAAGG AAAAAAATAGAAGAATCAGAGTCATCAGAGGAAGAAGAtagtgatgatgaagatgatgggGAGGAGACTCTTAAAAAG CAAAAGACAAAAGATAAGGAAGATGATGAGGAAGACAAAGATGGTGATGATGAGGATGAAGAGGAGGAAAGTGATGGAACTGATCTTGAAGACTTGGATCCTAAAGAGAGGAAGAAACGTGAGAAAGAGAAAGCcaagaaagaaaaagagaaac AGAAACAGCTTGAAAAAGAACGAAAGGAAAAAGAAAAGGCCGAGAAAGAAAGattaaagaaagaaaaggaaGAGGAAAAAAAGAGGAAAAAGGAGGAAGAACTGAAAAAGAAAGAGgaggaaaagaagaaaaaggagGAGGAAAAAAGGAAGAAAGaggaagaaaagaaaaaagctGCAGCAAAGAAGAAGAAAGTGGAGTCTGaagatgaggatgatgatgatgatgatgatgatgatgaagatgaagatgatgaggatgatgatgatgatgatgatgatgaagatgaagaagagTCAGAGGAGGAGGAATTGCCAAAAAGCAAGTCAAAAGAAAGGGAAAAGAAAGCGAAAGAAGAGGCTAAAAAAGCAAAGGCTAGAGAAGAAGCTAAGAAGAAAGAAGCTGCTGccaaaaagaagaagaagaagatggtAGAttatgatgatagtgatgaggatgatgaggaGAGTGAGGAAGAAG ATCCAAGCGCGAAAGCCAAACAGAAGAACAAAGTTGACATATTTGGTAAAAGTCAATCTAAGAAGTCTTCCAAGAAAattgaagatgatgatgatgatgaggatgattcagaagatgaagatgaaataaaaaataaacagaaagacAAAGAAAAGGCCAAAGCAGCAGAATCACCAGCAAAG TGGAAATTTTGGCAAAAGAGCAAAGCGGCCGAAGACATGAAAAAACAAGAGGAGCAAGCCAAACAACAGCAGGGCGAGAAGACTAGTCGAACGTGTACCATACTTTAA